In one window of Solanum pennellii chromosome 2, SPENNV200 DNA:
- the LOC107009846 gene encoding uncharacterized protein LOC107009846 has protein sequence MCFLSQLLYSISNFYLIIVMFMHIGMSGFTFITLKFYHGGALLYEGDKARYVGGLVSEYYDIDVDTISYFEIKDYIKELGYSPNCKFSVRPPNSCILGDIDNDDILLAMCNCLQSGSVLEVYVHMPGEDSGATFNKFGTTEDSGYNQGEAAYNGVDITINTTSNIPSTSNPTALNSDPSDSEDSEYSVKESDESTEESDDSEDSDDQYGSDVHEELIQLRAEKRSFLRRKKRREKIPADTEEVACGNAGADLGFDETAINSCTLEGRLGGDEPYYASSDACSFETDTDDSCLQEGEKMKLKLPNTKRKKHTIERVRFDPNIKKIVWQLGMVFESVKEFRLAVTKYAIQRGVQIEKCVNEPNRVRVRCCKVNCKWLLYASLDKKTNNFVIKTYMPVHSCQKATRNYLCNSRFIATVFKKKVIEQPNIRVFKLQELIRKKYNVHVGKTTTRRARAKILNELMGDHVKEFGRILDYKDELLRTNPGSTCVVKLGEANESGRPVFEAFYICFAALKMAFMSARKCIGLDGCFLKGVCRGQLLIAVAKDGNNQMLPLAWAVVENENTITWSWFISLLKEDLRLGDGTSFTIMSDMQKGLDIAIKELLPACEERRCARHILANWSKNWRGLQRKNQFWKCARSTFEAEFRENLHELSKLGTGGTGIVDDLIYYDKEYWCKVYFNCEVKSDAIDNNMCESFNAWILSARHKTIISMLEEIRIKVMNRLARLSEFPNSWISNFSPMAMKVLEQNIDKSMACNIEFNGVTGYEVLDGYKQHTVCLRKRECSCRSWMLKGIPCAHALAAMLHKQYDPHDFIHPCYSKERYLMTYSHFIQPMNNMPMWPESKNPLVDPPVIKQMPGRPRKLRRKEVGEKKVSGKLSKTGLTMTCSLCHVKGHNKRSCHLRRSDGVGSTAGEQRATPTSNVEEPSSSKKGRGRPKKSTNIESEPVAKRGRGRPKNTSANASATGDSPTIIAPPTTSRTTRARASASASRASPRTTAPPTTSRTPTHEECASVNGRESAGRGSNHPLENWFTCSQGSTTHGVDQNTNVAPKETATTRKGKGVENTTQFKKPRVTGMGVFQAKNGFKTFNPGLPSSTILAGPKRVLRSSIVTGDVGFKPTSGLKWKGNQAITTRRLQHVRDQSRLSNPNASSSSQAQHPWKL, from the exons ATGTGTTTTCTTAGtcaattattatattctattagcaacttttacttaattattgttatgtttATGCATATAGGTATGAGTGGGTTTACATTCATTACTTTAAAGTTTTATCATGGTGGGGCCTTGTTGTATGAAGGTGATAAAGCAAGATATGTGGGTGGGTTAGTGAGTGAATATTATGATATTGATGTGGATACAATATCATACTTTGAGATTAAGGACTATATTAAAGAACTAGGGTATAGTCCAAATTGTAAATTTAGTGTCCGGCCACCTAATAGTTGCATTTTAGGAGATATTGACAATGATGATATTCTCTTAGCAATGTGTAATTGTTTGCAAAGTGGTTCTGTTTTGGAAGTATATGTCCACATGCCTGGTGAGGATTCTGGTgcaacttttaataaatttgGGACCACTGAGGATAGTGGATATAATCAAGGTGAGGCTGCTTATAATGGGGTAGATATAACTATAAATACTACCTCAAATATTCCTTCTACTTCAAACCCAACAGCTCTAAATAGTGATCCATCAGATTCTGAAGATAGTGAATACTCTGTAAAAGAATCTGATGAGTCAACTGAAGAGAGTGATGATTCTGAAGATAGTGATGATCAATATGGAAGTGATGTTCATGAGGAGTTAATTCAACTGAGGGCTGAGAAAAGATCTTTTCTGAGgaggaaaaaaagaagggaaaaaattCCTGCAGATACTGAAGAAGTAGCATGTGGTAATGCTGGAGCAGATCTTGGGTTTGATGAGACAGCTATCAATAGCTGTACTTTAGAAGGAAGGTTGGGGGGTGATGAACCATATTATGCAAGTTCTGATGCTTGTAGTTTTGAAACTGACACAGATGATAGTTGTCTACAGGAAGGTGAAAAAATGAAGTTGAAACTGCCTaacacaaaaaggaaaaaacataccATTGAGAGAGTCAGATTTGATCCCAATATTAAGAAGATTGTGTGGCAATTGGGTATGGTTTTTGAAAGTGTAAAAGAGTTTAGATTGGCAGTCACTAAGTATGCAATTCAGAGAGGGGTTCAGATTGAAAAGTGTGTGAATGAGCCAAATAGAGTAAGGGTGAGATGTTGCAAGGTAAATTGCAAATGGTTGTTATATGCAAGTTTGGACAAGAAGACTAATAACTTTGTTATTAAGACTTACATGCCAGTCCATTCATGTCAAAAGGCTACTAGGAATTATTTGTGCAACTCTAGATTCATTGCTACtgtttttaaaaagaaagttaTTGAACAACCAAATATCAGAGTGTTCAAGCTGCAAGAGTTAATCCGTAAGAAGTATAATGTGCATGTTGGTAAGACCACAACTAGAAGAGCAAGAgctaaaattttgaatgaacTTATGGGTGATCATGTTAAGGAATTTGGGAGAATTCTTGATTATAAGGATGAGTTGCTGAGGACTAATCCTGGGAGTACTTGTGTGGTGAAGCTAGGAGAAGCTAATGAATCTGGTAGGCCAGTATTTGAGGCATTTTACATTTGTTTTGCTGCACTCAAGATGGCATTTATGTCAGCTAGAAAATGCATTGGTCTGGATGGTTGTTTCTTGAAGGGGGTTTGCAGGGGTCAATTACTTATTGCAGTGgctaaagatggcaataatcaAATGCTTCCACTTGCTTGGGCTGTAGTTGAAAATGAGAACACAATCACTTGGAGTTGGTTTATTTCTCTGTTGAAAGAAGACTTGAGATTAGGAGATGGAACAAGTTTCACAATTATGTCAGACATGCAAAAG GGACTGGATATAGCTATAAAGGAGTTGTTGCCAGCTTGTGAGGAAAGAAGGTGTGCTAGGCATATACTAGCAAATTGGTCAAAGAATTGGAGAGGGCTGCAAAGGAAGAATCAGTTCTGGAAGTGTGCTAGAAGTACTTTTGAAGCTGAATTTAGAGAAAATCTGCACGAGTTGTCTAAATTAGGTACTGGAGGTACAGGTATAGTGGATGACCTAATTTACTATGATAAAGAATATTGGTGTAAGGTGTATTTTAATTGTGAAGTCAAGTCTGATGCTATAGATAATAATATGTGTGAAAGCTTTAATGCTTGGATTTTGTCTGCAAGGCATAAAACCATTATTTCTATGCTTGAAGAGATAAGAATTAAGGTCATGAATAGGTTAGCTAGGTTAAGTGAATTTCCAAACTCTTGGATAAGCAATTTCTCTCCAATGGCAATGAAAGTACTAGAACAAAATATTGATAAGTCAATGGCATGTAACATTGAGTTTAATGGAGTAACTGGCTATGAGGTTTTGGATGGATACAAACAACACACTGTATGTTTGAGAAAGAGGGAGTGTAGTTGTAGATCTTGGATGTTGAAGGGTATACCATGTGCACATGCCTTAGCTGCAATGTTGCATAAACAATATGACCCACATGATTTCATTCATCCATGCTACTCTAAAGAGAGGTACTTGATGACTTACTCACATTTCATACAACCTATGAATAACATGCCAATGTGGCCAGAATCAAAAAATCCTCTTGTTGATCCACCAGTGATAAAACAAATGCCAGGCAGACCTAGAAAGTTGAGAAGGAAAGAGGTTGGTGAAAAGAAGGTGTCTGGTAAATTATCTAAAACAGGACTAACTATGACATGTAGTCTTTGCCATGTTAAAGGTCACAATAAAAGAAGTTGTCATTTACGAAGGAGTGATGGAGTTGGTTCTACTGCCGGGGAACAGAGAGCTACCCCTACTTCAAATGTTGAAGAACCATCAAGTTCAAAAAAAGGAAGGGGAAGACCAAAG AAATCAACAAATATTGAGAGTGAGCCTGTTGCCAAAAGGGGGAGAGGCAGACCTAAAAACACAAGTGCAAATGCAAGTGCAACAGGGGATTCACCTACAATTATTGCACCTCCAACaacttcaagaacaacaagaGCTAGAGCAAGTGCAAGTGCATCAAGGGCCTCTCCTAGAACCACTGCACCTCCTACAACTTCAAGAACACCAACACATGAAGAATGTGCAAGTGTAAATGGTAGGGAAAGTGCAGGAAGAGGTAGTAATCATCCACTTGAAAATTGGTTTACATGTTCTCAAGGTAGTACAACACATGGTGTAGACCAGAACACAAATGTTGCACCAAAGGAAACTGCTACTACCAGGAAAGGAAAGGGTGTTGAAAACACAACTCAATTTAAAAAGCCAAGAGTCACTGGTATGGGTGTGTTTCAAGCTAAAAATGGTTTCAAAACTTTCAAT CCTGGACTGCCAAGTAGCACAATATTAGCCGGACCAAAGAGAGTTTTGAGATCAAGTATTGTAACTGGGGATGTTGGTTTCAAACCGACAAGCGGATTGAAGTGGAAAGGAAATCAGGCAATCACAACTAGAAGGCTCCAGCATGTTAGAGATCAATCAAGGCTTTCAAACCCAAATGCTTCCTCCTCTTCACAAGCTCAACACCCATGGAAACTATAA
- the LOC114076117 gene encoding uncharacterized protein LOC114076117, translated as MTKSELNKLCMDENDSMFNAEVRCKHGILLQMQTSLSNHNPRRRFWSCPHYEATNCNFFRWRDTERVDERSRFIIPKLVNRISELEKNYERVKMQLEQLDNSNIEQSKLEKIPLDEGESLRNSYENLNINSKEKVDNVKEMGELKDKKKMKGMKMKKTNKGCCFGKFLVV; from the coding sequence ATGACAAAATCCGAGTTGAATAAGTTGTGTATGGATGAGAACGATTCAATGTTTAACGCGGAAGTGCGATGCAAGCATGGAATCTTACTGCAAATGCAGACGTCTTTGTCAAATCACAATCCCAGAAGACGATTTTGGTCTTGTCCTCACTATGAGGCCACAAACTGTAATTTCTTTAGATGGAGAGACACGGAGAGAGTTGATGAAAGATCTCGTTTTATTATTCCTAAATTGGTGAATAGGATTAGCgagttagaaaaaaattatgagcgTGTGAAGATGCAACTGGAACAGCTTGATAATTCCAACATTGAACAGtcaaaactagagaaaattCCTTTGGATGAAGGTGAAAGTCTTCGAAATAGTTATGAAAATCTGAACATTAATTCAAAGGAGAAGGTTGACAACGTAAAAGAAATGGGTGAATTGAAAGacaagaagaagatgaaagggatgaaaatgaagaaaacaaataaaggCTGTTGTTTTGGCAAATTCCTTGTTGTGTGa